Genomic DNA from Larus michahellis chromosome 3, bLarMic1.1, whole genome shotgun sequence:
GGCTGCGGAACCAAGGGACAGGAAAAGAAGTACTGAGCTTTCCCTCTGTGCTGAGCTTTGTCATGCTGTGGCCCGATTACAACTCATACTCAAACTTGCCAGTTGATGAACTTGCCCATACGTCAGTACTAACTGCAGCTACGGCAGCGGCAGTGGGATTTGCTTGTGCAAGTTTACCGAGAAGTTAGaccacagtaaaaaagaaaataatttgcattttggtAGTCAACTTATTATGGGACACATGGCTCCTATGCATAAATTTGAAAGTGAAATCCGATTTGACTGTGCTTCATATTTGCATAACTGACAAGGCTAAATTGAGTGCACCTCAGTGGTAGAGTGCCTGAACTTGCCAGAGAAAGCTCTACCTGACGCTCAGGAGACCCTCGGGAAGAACAGGTACATTTCTTTGCAGAGGACAGTTTAACGGAACGATTAGCCTTCAGTCTAAATGACAGAATCTATTTTAACAGCAAATAAATTTTGTGTAATAGCCTCAGCAGGTACAAATTATCAGAACTTAAAgcagtttgttgttgttttcctttttaaacgcTTAATAAATTTAAATTGCTTCAGCTACCGGCTGTATTTCACCTTGAATGAATGTCTCATTTTTCTTCACCCAAGAGGAAGCATCTGTCTGATCTTGTGTTTCTTTGATACaggatttccttctttccttgagGAGAAAAATGAGCTGGGGATTCCTACGTGATCTGCTGAGTGGAGTGAATAAATATTCAACGGGAATTGGAAGAATCTGGGTAGCAGTTGTGTTCATATTCCGCTTACTGGTTTACATTGCAGTCGCAGAAAACATCTGGAAATATGAACTTGATGAATTTGAATGCAACGTCAAGCAGCCTGGTTGTGAAAACGTCTGCTTTGACCattttttccctgtctcccaCATCAGGCTTTGGGCTTTGCAATTAATCATGGTCTCCACCCCTTCACTCTTGGTTGTTTTTCATGTTGCTTACCgagagaacagagagaaacaccACAACCGGAAACTTTATAGAAGTCTGGGAGAGATAGATGGCGGATTGCTGTGCACTTACCTTATCAGCcttgttttaaaaacaggatttgaaatagtttttctttttctgttttataaattgTACAATGGATTCAAAGTACCACGTCTTGTGAAATGTGACATAAGACCATGTCCCAATACCGTAGACTGCTATATTTCCAAACCCACAGAGAAGAtgattttcctctattttctggTGGCAACTTCAGGCCTGTGCATCGTATTAAATCTAAGTGAATTGAGTTACCTCGTTTTCAAATACTCCATAAAATGTTATCTGAAGAGTTATGTCAAGAAACATCAAGGCTTAAAAAGGGATTGCCACAAATCAGAAATCGTCGGTCACGACACACCAGAAGCTGCTGGACGGTTCCACAACAGCACCTTGTCTTTGCCTCTGAATATACAAGACAAACGTGAAGAAAGTTCCCCGTTGACTTGAAAGATGGCTGGAGACCACCTTCCTGTTCCACAAGCTGTATTTGACAAATTGCTTTTCCAATCAGAACTGAAAGGATAGTTAtgcaggaaatgctttttctctaTTAATTCCCCCTCAGTTGAGTGGATAAATTCAGTCACGTTATGTATGTCACACATAGAATCGTCTAGATCTTTTCACGTTGAAACAAGAGGTGTAGGAGTCTGAAAATTCCACGAAGTTTTAATATAAACACCGATGCTTATGATAAATCATGCTGAAACAATCGCTTAAGCAATTGTGTTTTGATTATTACACAGAATTGCTTGGGTACAAGCAAAAAGAGGCTTTTTATATGCAGAGCTGGAACAGCTTGGGATTGATTAAAGTGCTGAGCAGTATGGGGACGTACAGCCTTTGCCAGGTGGGTGGATCTGATAACCGTTGAAATGGTGATCGGAAAGCGCTGGCATACAGTGGCTGCTGGTGTCGTGAAGTGAGCTGGATAGTCAGAAACCCATTGCACTGGACTGCTGTAAAACatctcaaaaaaaggaaaaaaataagaagatgtAGACACACATGGTGATCTATGGTGATAGCCCGTGGTGATAAAGACAGACCTGGTTATTTAGCTATTTGTGGAGCATCTTCTTCTGGAACTATTTGAGCCCTTTACAGTTTTTAGGGTATTTATCATCAGAACACATCCTGTAAGAAATGGTATTTGCTTAAACTTGTGGAGGCAGCATATACCAGAGCACAGAGTTAACTCCTGGTCACATGCACTGAACAGCTCCCGAGTCATTTCTTCTGCTCCATGACTGTGTCATTTAAGGAAAAAGATGATTCCCAGTTCCCTGGGATGTGAGTAGAGAAATGCAGACTACACAACATGGCAAAACAGTAGCCAGCACGCCTAGTATTCAGTAGCCTGGAATCTGCTCCCTTTAGTAAGGCTGAAAATACTGCTACTCCTTCAGTAGATTTCTCTGCCATAGAAGAACATGTGAAATCCAAAAACAAGAAAACCTTCCAGTAGTAATAAAAAGAATGATCTATTCCCTCCCCACAAATTTCAGACTCTCTCTTAAACGCCACGCACCTCCTCTCTTTGTTATGTGTGTTGCCTGGGCTAACAGGAAGGGGACAGAAATTATCTGAGACGTGTCTTCTGTTGAACCTAGGCTTCCgagacaacagaaataaaaagcctaATAGACTTATTTCAGGGTGGCGTTCTCCTTCCTTTGCTGGGATGAAAGACCTTCCTTCAGACACATCAGTACTGAGCCTGATCAAAATACGCCCTTTACAGAAAAACACCACCTGCAATAAGCGGAGCTGCCTTAATATTGAACTGATTTTATTGTTCATGCCAGGATTAAGAGGAGGAAACCGCAGCAAACACATGTTAACTATTATTGCTGCCTGAATGTTGAATCAATTTTATTGTCTGTGCCAGGATAAAGAGGAGGAAACAGTAGCAAAAAGCACGTTAACTTTTTCACTCAAACAAAAACCAGCTTTGGTTACAAAACATTACTTTTATGAGTACTGGGGTAGCAGTAACATAATTAACTTTAAGAACTAACTAATCATCTATATGCTTTTGAGTGtgattttcaagctttttttttttttgctaaaataaaccTACTTTTAAAAAAGGTGGAGATccatttgctgctgctgaacttaAGAGCAACAGCAGCCCCTCAAACACTAGCTTGCCAGCTTGTGGCCAGTTAAAGTTTTACATCTCGAGTGATGCCGAATGAGCGTGTCTAATCGAGGCTTTGCAGAATCCggaatattttctgttaaatctCTCCGTACACAGGACGCGGCTCATGACAGAAATGCAGTTAGAAACTCTTTTGCAGCTACTGGACAAAACCCAGCAAGGAGCGCAGGAAGCAAAGCCACTGTCCGTCAGCCATCAGTAACGGTGACTGCCACAGTGTGAGTAATTAAGAACAAACCCCCAAATTATCTTGGCCCTTTTGTACCCTAACACATCATTTTTTACGACGAAGGCAACgctatcaaaataaaaaaaatgcttccaagaTGACTGGTTTTTAATTATTGAGGACAGATTTTAAGACAGCACAttaatgaaaaagtatttatttgttgggttttttttttaaagcaatgtttatttgagagaaaatgaagagaagcaAACACAGTTTAGCCAACACAGGTTTCTGATTAATTTTTGCATTAGCTGCTCTTtaataaaaaagtatattaaGTCAGGACTTGAAGGGTTTTAGAGCATCCCCTAAAACTCTGTAGCTGGTCAGAGCTTCCCGCTTAGACCAAAAATTTTCCTGTGAAACAAGAACTTTAATTCTTTGGAATGTATATTCAAGGTTTTATTTCTAATTCTATCTTCAACAGCCATGAAGTGATAAACAAACTCCAAAATCAACAAGGTTTCAAGTCTTGGAGGATACTTCAGTTTTGACAAAGCCAGTACCTTACatgagaaatattctgaaaaattatTACGGACCAACCCTGTGTAACCCCCGACTCGCTCGTAGCAAACCGCCAACTGGCTTTTACATCACGTGCTGCAAAATTAGTGTTTGACAGAGCCACTAATGAGAAGGAAACGAGCATCACACACGGCAGCTCTGTCAGATTGTACTTAACCTGAGAGAACAGAAACAAACTCATGTACTTTCTGAACCCCTGCTCTTGGCCAGCATTTGGTCTTTTACTGGCTCCTTCCCTTCCACTCCCCTTTCCCAGCCTTTATACTCCTTTGTGCTCCAGTTTAAATTTcactcatccatccatccctgaAGTCATTTGCTCTTACATTTTTGGTTCAAATGAGTGTGTGGGCTCGGTCCCTAAACTAAAGGTTTAAGGGCTTTTTCGTGTAATCAACTTCCAAGTCActcaaagagacaaaaaaatttcaagtgcaatgtttttttttttctttttacagtgtaCAAGTACAGTCTCCTCAAGCACACAGCAGTTGGTAGGAAGCCAATCTGAGCCCATAGTGTAACGGAGAAATGACACGATCATTCCGTGCACGTTCGTACAAAAATATTTACCTCATTCCTATTTCAAAACATCTCTGCAAACATTAAAAGCTCCAAGTCATACATACAtcctcattttctttaaaacccaAGCAATCTCCTTGCCTTGTGACAGATGAGCTTTGAAAAAGAAGTCACAGAACAAATTTTTTCCCTATGTGCTGACAGTTTTCTTCCCTTAGCTCCCACCTCCAGCGCCCCTGGCCCCGTTTCCCACCCCTTCAACAGGACCATCTTCCCTGTACCGAGGCTCCATCCCGGAGTAAGCAGGACACAAGCAGGAGCTCCTCTAGCCCGGGGGCCCAAACCTCCGGGTAGTGTGtccctgcccacgcaggtgggaGCTCCAGCCAACTCATTCCTTGGCACAGAAACTAATTGCAAGGATACAGCTTTTCCTCACCTCAACCAATGACTGTTTTCAATGTTACTTTTACAAGCATCGCTCCCTCACTCTCCAACACCCACAGCGGGACTCCCCATCCTGCTGAGAACGACCACCCCAAAACACATGAGGACAAACCCACTGCTCTTATTTACACTGAATTCGGGCTCAGACAACACAAGATTTCTTTGCAAACATAGTTAACTACAAGAGAGGCTGACTGCCGGTTTAAAGGTGTCTTTCAATCGCAAGACAGTCTGTACTCTGCATCCAGACTCCTTGATTTCACTGTTTCCCCATAAGCAACAACTGCTGGCTTAGCCAGCATGTTCCCGATGGTGACAAAGGGtttaaaagaaagcatctttGCTCAAATAGACCACGGTTCACAGGTGACACGTCTGGAAGACAGAGacacagaggaggaaggagaaagagagaggggagaagacagaGAGGGAGCGAGCTGGGCTCAGCCACCCTGGAGCCCCATCCCGCCCGGCAGCCCCAAGGGCAGGGATACGGCTCCAGGCTCTGGAAGAGCTCTCAGTTCAGGCACGCTGCCGCAGCTGTGGCAGGAGGCTTTACACATCACTCAAGGTAAACCACCTAAATGCAAATGCCAAATTTATCTCCTCAGGAACTTTTGTAGGTGGCTTTACCAAACCACAGTGCCCTCTGCAGTCCGTGACACCTTAAATCAGACCCTGCCTTCGGTCCCCCACTTtaagtttaaaatactttttttttcaaaaaggaaaaaaaacccaaaatgcactAGATTACCTGTTGGACAGGCTGTCAGTACCCACCTAAAAGGGGGTTGCCATGGAGGGCACTGACTGTAATGGTACAGCACCCACTTTAATTGGATTAATTTGTCTAAGAACGAGACCATATTAAAAATTTCATTCTCAGAAATTCAGACCCTACATTCAGATCCAAACCATAAGTTGTTTCCTGGCTATTTATtacattgtgggtttttttccttttttttttttttttaaaatagcatctaGTATAGCACTGTGTAGCTAAATAGTTGTATGCTAttctcagtttaaaaactgcaaatGATGCAGTATCTACCATTGGGAATGTCAAAGTTGAAACTATTTAACTTACACTACAcaaaattcttctaaaaattaAACAGTTACGAGGTCTGTTGACAGCGACTGCAGTGGTTAGGTACATCTGAAAACAAGAAACTTCAGGCGAGCTTTGCGGATCCTCTCCAGAGGAGGTTCTCTGCCCTCTTCTCCCCTGCAGAAGATCCCCTCTACAATCACTGCGGCTGGCATGCAACAGCAACTCCCATCCAGGGAGACCACGCAGCCTCTGGTAGGTAGAACGTGGCATAACGCACTTGAAATGATTATAACGATCTCTCATAGAGTTAAAATGCaaggatttggtttggttttatcaTTCTCAGACCGCACCTTTGATTTACTAACTTGGCAAAATTATCAGTTGAGTCACGCGGGAGGGATCGAAAGCGAGAGGAGCGGAAGGGCTCCGTTCAAATGGAAGCACAGGCTTTCCGAGAAGGTATGCAATTTAGCACCAGATAGCAAACCAAGGGCTATGCCCGAGTTGAAATGCTGTTGCCTTTCCGCATTTTCATACACAATGCTCACTCTCACAAGAAGTCACTTCATTTGGTTGTAGGAACGTGCCCTCTGCATCGATATTCAAGTAAACTGTCAAAGATTCCAGGTGAATAGCTTAAGAGCAATCAAGTGTAGCATTTAATGCAAAGCTTTACATGGCAAGACAagtttatagggaaaaaaaaatcaagccaatCTCTCCCAAGATAAAGACTATTTTATATTACTGAAGGTAGGTCACATCCAGTAATGAGAATCATCCAAGAAAAATTTTTGGTACCGCACAACCCAGCTGGCTTGTCCCATCCGAGTTAAGAATAATCACGCATGAACACCGACACTGAAGATTCCTGGGTACTGACAGCTCCCACCAACGCATTCACGCTTTTGGTTACTCAACAAACTGGATACCTGTCGTTTCGGTTAGCAGCATAGAGAGACATTGCTCCAATCCCGGGCGCGAGGAGCGGCACCGCTTCTGAGGCTCCTTCCAGTGTGGACAAGAGAGAGGTGGCCAGAGCGCTGCCAGGTACAGTcagcaagaggcagaagagagCGGAGGGAGCCCATGCCATCAATAGAGCACAACCACCGAGTTTATCTGCAAGATCACAATCTCACTTCCCTTTCAGAAAGTGCCTTGTTTATTCAGTTTTTAATGGTATGGCATAAGGACTCACGTATTTTTATAGATAGATACCAAACTGGTATTATCAAAATAAACAATCTGTTTTATAAACCCACTATTTACAAAAACggtttctgaagtttttttgttttgtttttttaacaaaaattaaactATACACCAATCTAagttacagaaacaaaaataaccttTATAAGATCACATGtataaaacaagaaatgaaatgtgattttatttaagGCAATACTGGGCTACTTCACAAATCACCACCTCAAATATATACACTGCTCCACACTACTAATTTTCTATCACATTCACAACGGATTCTTTAATACCAAATATTGTTTTAAATCTCCAATGTAGCAaactatttttattcacatttccatttttattatggAATCATAAATGCTTTGTATCcaattaaaagcaatgaaaaatgtaGCTATAAGAAAACTATTATATTTATGAGTTAACTACATATGAATACCATCCATAGATACTGGATgttaaaatttacaaaaatgaGAGCGTGTCAGTACGTTTAACCTATGAAATGTGATCTTATCCAGCTCCTCTCCTGTAAATAAATGCTTTATGCAAAATAAACTGGATATGGCAGACCTAGCTAGTTTTAGTTCAAaagttcttaatttaaaatgaCTAGAGGACAGTTTTAAAAACTTGCTCACTTAGTTACAAATTAAAATTCCGAATATAAATGTGTCATTTAATAGTTTAGACTTACAgactgctggtggcagcaaaTGATTTacaataataaatatatacaaaaaaatgtATCTACAAATAAAGAGGACTGTTATACATGAGCAGTGACCTGGTGAAAGATACCAATCACAGACAACTCACAAAGATTTAGTTCATGGAAAGGACAATCGGATAGAAAGTTGAGGTTTTGATCAAGTATTTACAAAGCTGAAGCAATTACTCTGTTCTTCAAGTCCCATAGGgataaaaacaaataagaaatttaCATGACTCATGTCATGTTTTTTGCTAGATTAAatcacttcaaaataaaagagcTCCACAGTCACCAGCATGCTTGATGGCTTCCTATTCAGAATAAATTTTATTACAGGTTATGGTTAAACACATTAGGTTTTCAGTATTTTGACTCCCCTTCCTCGGGACGCGTAACAACAACTTTTGCAGCTGTAACCTCTGGATTATCCTCCCAACGTCCTTCGAGCTTTGTCAAACTGACAACAGGTTTCATTTCCTGAAGTTGCTTCAACACACGCTCGGCACAGTCTTTAAAAGTCTTGTCTAAAACGATCTTCACGTTATCACCACAGGGAAGCCGTGAGGGGTTGGCAAACGGTACAAGGGTTTCAGTTTCAGAACATGACCAAGTGACAGTATTACTTGCTACGGAGGTCTTCTCGTTGGATTTTCGTGAGTTCGAATGGGACCCTTTTTTGGTTCCGCTGCTGTGGTAGTCTCTTTCggtgcttttcttttgcttcacagCGGACTCTTCGAGGAACTTGAGGAATGACACTTCAAAACCCATCGGCTTAAACGAGCTCCAGTCGAAAGCTGCGGGCTGCTCTTCGGCCGTTTGAATGGCGACAGCGGTCTCTTCCTCCCTGTGCACGCTACTCACGTCAATGGGCAGTACTTCCTCAGTTTTTTCGGTTCTCCTCCTCTTATTCtgagatacatttttttctttgtttgctctttttaagttgttggatttttgcttttctgaagggCAGGAGCTGGTCTCCTGCAAGTCACCATTTACACTGGAAGATATTTTTGCTTGATTTTCAGCACTTGAACAATCCTCGTTAATCAGTTTAGTAATGAATAGTTCTGTCAGTTCGTCCACTTCATCCTTCTCacctttttcagtttccttttgcGGTAACATAGATGTGCTTGAATCATTATTGCTCACTATCAAAATCGGTTCAGGCTCTTTCACATCGCTTTTTTTATCAGTCTCCTCTTGCTCACAAGAGGCTTCCTTTACTTCTGAGACAGAGTGCTTTTTAGATACAATAAGAAGATTTCTGTGTTGGGAAGTAAATGCTTTGGACAGCTTATGACATTTATAATGCCTTATTATGTTACTTTCACTTGTAACTACTGAGGAGCATCCCTTTATCATACATGGATACTGAGTTATGAACCTGCTCGTACACTCCGATAAGGCATCATTTCTAGCCTTTATTGAATACACGTGCTTGCCACGTTTCAGTGAATAAGCCTTATTTTCTTGAACTTGTATTCCTTTTGagtttttgttttccaagttcacatttttcttccGTTTTGTTTTCACTGACAGCCTGTTACCTTCTTTTCCCGATCTGTTTTTCAGTCCTCTCTGTTTGGACTTCAACGGTTTCTCCTGATTTGCTTTGCTTGAAATGTTTTCCTGACCTGGTGTCAGTCTCCTGGGTCTTATTAGATGATCTTTATGCTTGTCATTATGTTTGTTAAAAATATGCCTTAAGAGGTTAGACCTAGTAGCATAAATACGGTCACAGCCTTCACAGTCACATTTGAATACGCCGTCATCTTCTACTTTGTTTGGCTTTATCTTTATACCGTGATCTGCCTCAAGATGTACAACATAGTTAAGATATGCTGTAAACGAAGTCTTACACTGAGACTGATCACAAGAAAACCTTCCTGTCTCTGGAGCCGATTTCATACTTCCAATTTGCTCTGGGGTCATGTCATGAAGCTTCATATAATGTTGTATCAAGCTGGTAACTTCCTGGAAGATGCGAGAGCAGTCACTCACCTCACACCTGAACTCTCTGACGGTGGGTTTGGTTTCCACCTCATCGCGTTCCTCTTTGCCTGGCTCAATCTCCTCCTCCACTTCGACAGAGAAAGCAGGGAGGTCTGATTTGTGCACAGCTTGGTAATGAAGGATTAGGTTTTGTTGTATTGTAAAAGCCGCAAAGCAGCCTTGATGGACGCACCGGTATGGTCTATAAGGGCTGTATCTAGTGGGAAACTCCAGAGACTTTGTTACGGGCTTCCGAcgttttctctcctctttttccttcctgtacCTCCTAACCTTGCGTACTTTGGGTTGTGCCTGTGTACTACCAATAGTCTCTGCATTATGCTGCTCCAGTGGAACAGAAACCACTTGGGGAGGTTTTTCCAGTCTTTCAGGAATATTATTTTCTGGCAGAAGTTTTTCCGAGACTTTTACAGGCTCTACAGCTTCCTTTATCTCAGCTTCTTTGACCAATGGAgctgcagttttgttttctattattaGTGTCTGCAAAGTTTTTATTTCAACAGGTCGTGGGGCTGTGTTTACAGTTTCATTTTGAGATCTTCTGCCATAAggccttttaatttttaactttaccATCTCCTCTGTCGTAAAATGATGTACAAGCTGACAGTGTGCTCGGAGATTAGAGTTTCTTGTGAATGTTTTTGGACAGGTAGCTACAACACATTTGAACGGAGCATACTTCAGTTGATGTTTCTTAATTTCTAGTATCATTTCTGCACTGTACTGATGAACCTTGCCATAGTGTTTAAATAATGCATCTTTTGTCATAGCACTATAATTGCACCCTGGATCCTGACATACAAACGGTTTATTTACTTTATCACTAAACTGAATGTTACTTGCCTCTGGAGATATCTGGATGAGGGGTTTATTTTCAGTCGATACAACAGGAACTGCTGGTGCTAGCACGTCTGCTGGAGGACACTGGGAAACAGTCTCAGAGACCTGAATGGGTGAATCATCTTCTAGTTTCAGTTTTTGCAAGCGCTCCAAAATTTCCAATATTTGAGTATCGTCCTTTTGAGATGTCTCAGACTGAGCAGAGCTACTCTTTGCAGTGGTGACATTCCCCGCGTGCACGGCAAACTGTGCAGGAGTGGGTAGTTTTACACTATGTGCACCATTTCCTGAAGAAGCCTGTGCATTATTTACTTGCGAATTCTGTTCTGAAGCAGCAATGGTGTCTTGAATTTCAGTTTTCACCTCAAGTATTTGTGAATTCATAgcagttttaattatttccagGGTTTTTTCAAAGTTCTGCATAACATTGTCTTCCGAAATCTGTTCCTGCGAATTTGCTTGCACACAGGAATTTACAGCCATCATTTGGGAATCCCCATTTTCAGTTTTTACTGTTAAAGGGGGTAACGTATGAGCCTCGAGATTTGTTTTGAAGTTCTCTTTGATGCTGGCCATGAATAACTGATTGTCAACGTTATTGAGTTTCTGTGTGAGATTTTCCACCGCTGCTTGAGAGCCACAATTTGCCAGCAAGTTGGACTGAAAACCTTCGCCCTGTATTTGCACTTTTCCGTCAGTGCTTTTGGTTAGAAGTCCCATCGTTGTATTATTTAATTCTACTTTCTGTGACGTATTGGGCGCAAGCAAAGGTGtagttgcttttctcttcctctttgaaGCACTGGTTCCCTTTTTATTCAAGTTGCTTGATCCTGAATTCTTGGGACTACTTATAACTGAAACTCGCGAACTGTTCCCTGCAAAGTTTTGCGCTGCTGCAACAGTGTTAGAAAACGAGCTGGGACATAAGCCATTTTCAATAGTCTTTAGCATTAAGTCCTCTGTCGCAAAAACAGGCAAACTCTTGCATTCATTTATCGGAGGAATTTTGGCATTGGGGGTCCTGTTTTGGTCTGTTAGCAGGGTACTGGGGTTGCAgacaggctgcagcagaggcGACGCGGTTGAGTTGGGAAGAACAGTTGCATTTATCTGAGTCGTACCAGTGATGCAACTTGTTGTAACTACATGTGGAAGTACTTCCGTGTTATCAAAGGTACTCGGGATGCCTGCAGTCTCCAAGGCttgttttattatttgatttcCTTCCTCATTCCCACCGGTATTAAAGTTAGTCACGTTGACTCGTGGAAACACAGTCTGCAGTAAAGCTGTGGAACGATTTTCAGCTGCAAGTAACTGGAGGAAAGATGGATCTTTAAAACATGTCTCTGGATTGAAGGCAGACTCCTGGGGTTGCTGCAAGTTTAATGAATTTGAGGAAAGAATCATACTGGCAAGCAAAGA
This window encodes:
- the ZNF292 gene encoding zinc finger protein 292 isoform X3, which gives rise to MAEIGDHIDGAGLATCIELCVKALRLESSENTDVKISICKTISCLLPDDLEVKRACQLSEFLLEPTVDAYYAVEMLYNQPDQKYDEENLPIPNSLRCELLLVLKTQWPFDPEFWDWKTLKRQCLALMGEEASIVSSIDELNDSEVYEKVEGCQEETKETSVNGLAGTFDEATSLLKGIRDEKQKKREIKKLRERGFISARFRNWQAYMQYCVLCDKEFLGHRIVRHAQKHYKDGIYSCPICAQNFNSKENFVPHVTLHVKNSSKERLAAMKPLRRLGRPPKIATANENQKTDSVSKQEQRPIKKNSLYSTDFIVFNDNDGSDDENDDKDKPYIPEIVPVQKPLPVNEFTCPVTFCKKGFKYFKNLIAHAKGHKDNEEAKRFLEMQSKKVICQYCRRHFVSVTHLNDHLQMHCGSKPYICIQMKCKAGFNSYAELLTHRKEHQVFRAKCMFPKCGRVFSEAYLLYDHEAQHYNTYTCKVTGCGKVYRSQSELEKHVEDHNKQPEEEQQPESQPDQPDLSQPSKANETTDGVAVKEELTSPPADNQSSFTEGENVVWNQIKAEPVRNESVNASATVLQQSDSLPTAGSEQSPTASVKTEVAIPASSIKMAAVNQKIRDNFVKRGKLAASASKVDTTKPGAQQLCSSVDSCLTVFQERKEEDCLSQTQNIQNISVTSDTLKPEALESKSLERQVSIVNPFSVQNQAGYRNSVPISKLEIEDSIKAAANLYNLPLKTLESITFIPSQPNINSPLVSAVPPAAPIQKFNCQVEGCTRTYNSSQSIGKHMKAAHPDQYAAFKMQRKNKKPRKSTNLQNVPNDGKIVYLMPSQVGSPTSGAAFTTQNKPNLNPTCSSQVQHVSSPLFPTHLENLANPMLPIVESVINPSLSTRIKSEPESVLCSQMENLSGATLPSQLDDLAKTVMPLNIDGGSDPFLPLPAENGPMSLFPSSAENPPNSVFSQLENNTNNFSSQLEGNTSSAFPKEETVDQIFPSRLSNENNFNETGSQHPPSEKVKKDRGRGPNGKERKPKHNKRAKWPAIIRDGKFICSRCFRVFTNPRSLGGHLSKRSYCKPLEGSEISPEALQANGQSLLASMILSSNSLNLQQPQESAFNPETCFKDPSFLQLLAAENRSTALLQTVFPRVNVTNFNTGGNEEGNQIIKQALETAGIPSTFDNTEVLPHVVTTSCITGTTQINATVLPNSTASPLLQPVCNPSTLLTDQNRTPNAKIPPINECKSLPVFATEDLMLKTIENGLCPSSFSNTVAAAQNFAGNSSRVSVISSPKNSGSSNLNKKGTSASKRKRKATTPLLAPNTSQKVELNNTTMGLLTKSTDGKVQIQGEGFQSNLLANCGSQAAVENLTQKLNNVDNQLFMASIKENFKTNLEAHTLPPLTVKTENGDSQMMAVNSCVQANSQEQISEDNVMQNFEKTLEIIKTAMNSQILEVKTEIQDTIAASEQNSQVNNAQASSGNGAHSVKLPTPAQFAVHAGNVTTAKSSSAQSETSQKDDTQILEILERLQKLKLEDDSPIQVSETVSQCPPADVLAPAVPVVSTENKPLIQISPEASNIQFSDKVNKPFVCQDPGCNYSAMTKDALFKHYGKVHQYSAEMILEIKKHQLKYAPFKCVVATCPKTFTRNSNLRAHCQLVHHFTTEEMVKLKIKRPYGRRSQNETVNTAPRPVEIKTLQTLIIENKTAAPLVKEAEIKEAVEPVKVSEKLLPENNIPERLEKPPQVVSVPLEQHNAETIGSTQAQPKVRKVRRYRKEKEERKRRKPVTKSLEFPTRYSPYRPYRCVHQGCFAAFTIQQNLILHYQAVHKSDLPAFSVEVEEEIEPGKEERDEVETKPTVREFRCEVSDCSRIFQEVTSLIQHYMKLHDMTPEQIGSMKSAPETGRFSCDQSQCKTSFTAYLNYVVHLEADHGIKIKPNKVEDDGVFKCDCEGCDRIYATRSNLLRHIFNKHNDKHKDHLIRPRRLTPGQENISSKANQEKPLKSKQRGLKNRSGKEGNRLSVKTKRKKNVNLENKNSKGIQVQENKAYSLKRGKHVYSIKARNDALSECTSRFITQYPCMIKGCSSVVTSESNIIRHYKCHKLSKAFTSQHRNLLIVSKKHSVSEVKEASCEQEETDKKSDVKEPEPILIVSNNDSSTSMLPQKETEKGEKDEVDELTELFITKLINEDCSSAENQAKISSSVNGDLQETSSCPSEKQKSNNLKRANKEKNVSQNKRRRTEKTEEVLPIDVSSVHREEETAVAIQTAEEQPAAFDWSSFKPMGFEVSFLKFLEESAVKQKKSTERDYHSSGTKKGSHSNSRKSNEKTSVASNTVTWSCSETETLVPFANPSRLPCGDNVKIVLDKTFKDCAERVLKQLQEMKPVVSLTKLEGRWEDNPEVTAAKVVVTRPEEGESKY